In Triticum aestivum cultivar Chinese Spring chromosome 5B, IWGSC CS RefSeq v2.1, whole genome shotgun sequence, the following proteins share a genomic window:
- the LOC123116494 gene encoding probable auxin efflux carrier component 5b encodes MIGWGDVYKVVSAMSPLYFALGLGYASVRWWKFFTRDQCDAVNRLVIYFALPFFAFDFNAHAGTFAASYRVLAADAVAKLVVVLAVAGWVASCRWRRWSRAPKAPPARPARPGGGRGPSYSWCITGYSLGTLNNGLLVGVPLLDAMYGKWARDIVVQLSVVQAVVWLPLLLVAFEARQAWLEVTSAPAPDGAREEGDQAAPGSDDVDRPAAAGEDRKMAATGWAFWAPLLRTVGLKVVGNPNVYASLLGVLWSSVANRWHLEMPGIIDGSISIMSRTGLGIGMFNMGLFIGLQDKLVVCGPGLTSLGMAMRFVAAPAATMIGALLLGLRGDLLRVAILQAALPQSIGTFIFAREYDLHANILSTAVIVGTLASLPVLATYYVVLGLM; translated from the exons ATGATAGGGTGGGGAGACGTGTACAAGGTGGTGTCCGCCATGTCGCCGCTCTACTTCGCCCTCGGCCTCGGGTACGCCTCGGTGCGATGGTGGAAGTTCTTCACCCGCGACCAGTGCGACGCCGTGAACCGCCTCGTCATCTACTTCGCGCTCCCCTTCTTCGCCTTCGACTTCAACGCCCACGCCGGCACGTTCGCCGCCAGCTACCGCGTCCTGGCCGCCGACGCCGTCGCCAAACTCGTCGTCGTGCTCGCGGTCGCCGGGTGGGTCGCGTCCTGCCGCTGGCGGCGCTGGAGCCGCGCCCCCAAGGCGCCACCCGCGAGGCCGGCGCGGCCGGGTGGCGGCCGCGGCCCCTCCTACTCGTGGTGCATCACCGGCTACTCGCTGGGCACGCTCAACAACGGGCTCCTCGTGGGCGTGCCGCTGCTGGACGCCATGTACGGCAAGTGGGCGCGCGACATCGTCGTGCAGCTGTCGGTGGTGCAGGCCGTCGTGTGGCTCCCGCTGCTGCTGGTGGCGTTCGAGGCGAGGCAGGCCTGGCTGGAGGTGACATCGGCGCCGGCACCCGACGGCGCGCGAGAAGAAGGCGATCAGGCAGCGCCGGGGAGCGACGATGTCGACCGGCCAGCGGCAGCCGGAGAAGACCGGAAGATGGCGGCGACAGGGTGGGCGTTCTGGGCGCCGCTGCTGCGAACGGTTGGGCTCAAGGTCGTCGGCAACCCGAACGTGTACGCGAGCCTCCTTGGCGTTCTGTGGTCCTCCGTGGCAAACAG GTGGCACCTGGAAATGCCAGGCATCATAGATGGCTCCATTTCGATCATGTCAAGGACCGGCCTTGGAATCGGAATGTTTAACATGG GCTTGTTCATCGGTCTACAGGACAAGCTCGTCGTGTGTGGGCCTGGATTGACCTCGTTGGGCATGGCGATGCGGTTTGTCGCTGCGCCAGCAGCCACCATGATTGGAGCGCTACTTTTGGGACTACGTGGTGACCTTCTGCGCGTTGCCATCTTACAG GCCGCACTGCCTCAGTCTATCGGGACATTTATCTTTGCGAGAGAGTATGACCTACATGCCAATATACTCAGTACCGC ggTGATAGTCGGCACATTGGCTTCGCTGCCTGTTTTAGCCACATATTATGTTGTTTTAGGGCTCATGTGA